In Pyxidicoccus trucidator, a single genomic region encodes these proteins:
- a CDS encoding O-acetyl-ADP-ribose deacetylase, whose translation MKLELIQGDITKVDADAIVNAANSSLLGGGGVDGAIHRAAGPELLAECRTLGRCPAGQARLTKGYRLPARHVIHTVGPVWQGGKQSEEAVLARCYKSVFALVEQHGLRSVAFPSISTGVYGFPIDRAAPIALREIHAALARLPQLEKVTVVLFSPPDLATYQRALASAPEPTPGGNV comes from the coding sequence GTGAAGCTCGAGCTCATCCAGGGAGACATCACCAAGGTCGATGCGGACGCCATCGTCAACGCCGCCAACAGCTCGCTGCTGGGAGGCGGCGGCGTGGACGGCGCCATCCACCGCGCGGCCGGCCCGGAGCTGCTCGCCGAGTGCCGCACCCTGGGCCGGTGTCCCGCGGGCCAGGCGAGGCTGACGAAGGGCTACCGGCTGCCCGCGCGCCACGTCATCCACACGGTGGGGCCGGTGTGGCAGGGCGGAAAGCAGTCGGAGGAGGCGGTGCTGGCGCGCTGCTACAAGAGCGTCTTCGCCCTGGTGGAGCAGCACGGGCTGCGCTCGGTGGCCTTCCCCTCCATCTCCACCGGCGTGTACGGCTTCCCCATCGACCGGGCCGCGCCCATCGCCCTCCGGGAAATCCACGCGGCCCTGGCGCGACTGCCACAGCTTGAGAAAGTGACGGTGGTGCTCTTCTCGCCCCCGGACCTGGCGACGTATCAGCGCGCGCTCGCCTCGGCGCCGGAGCCGACGCCGGGCGGGAATGTGTGA
- a CDS encoding type II secretion system protein GspG: MSTTADALPPPSRRSPILWVGLVFALALLGVVLGSALSRSKAVHSERIHQDFAVLEDALSRYHADGNTLPEEADLQELLVPKYLSSLPMDPWGRPYRYTSNGTQVFLVTLGKGDNRGGNGEDQDHTNTDGHGQPRLK, translated from the coding sequence ATGAGCACCACCGCAGATGCCCTGCCGCCGCCGTCCCGCCGCTCCCCCATCCTGTGGGTGGGCCTGGTGTTCGCGCTCGCGCTGCTGGGCGTGGTGCTGGGCAGCGCGCTCAGCCGCTCGAAGGCGGTGCACTCCGAGCGCATCCACCAGGACTTCGCGGTGCTGGAGGACGCGCTGTCGCGCTACCACGCGGACGGGAACACGCTGCCCGAGGAGGCCGACCTCCAGGAGTTGCTGGTGCCGAAGTACCTGTCCTCCCTGCCGATGGACCCGTGGGGCCGGCCGTACCGCTACACCAGCAACGGCACCCAGGTGTTCCTCGTCACGCTCGGCAAGGGCGACAACCGGGGCGGCAACGGCGAGGACCAGGACCACACCAACACCGACGGGCACGGGCAGCCGCGGCTGAAGTGA
- a CDS encoding universal stress protein: MAIVCATNLSPESVEASNVAAALAARLGEPLLLLGVLDGEQPTDEASAPTAGASQRLEAECARLQPIAGLVRFQLRSTTAADEVLSDDECRHARWVVVASEGWRAPAWRRASLPERLSRHACAPVLAVRRETALVDWVRGRRRLLVLVGVDPCSATSDSAVTFLRELRRVGPCDVLATYVCSPLEERERLGIHTPVHVEVLAPAMRGMEVLDPAVERVLQREVSERMGSLHGEGRVEVVLEPGYGRPADHLLHVAHGRGVDLVVVGTHARGGLGRLWHGSVSAGVLRHAEQSVVCVPPSVREPRPAVAPRSVLVPVDFSEASARAISQARSLVGPGGRVHLLHVHRRRAGDTTFMDHYGVLPEPPREKDRVIQRLWELVPRDVGAQAVNWSVEGVTGDDVTLAICQATEREGVDLVCVGTSPEPSREPDALKGAVARELVARCRRPVMVVPTA; this comes from the coding sequence ATGGCCATCGTCTGTGCAACGAACCTCTCCCCTGAGTCCGTCGAGGCCTCCAACGTAGCGGCGGCGCTGGCGGCGAGGCTGGGGGAGCCCCTGCTCCTCCTCGGCGTCCTGGACGGTGAGCAACCCACCGACGAGGCGTCCGCCCCGACGGCTGGCGCCAGCCAGCGACTGGAGGCGGAGTGCGCCCGGCTTCAGCCCATCGCCGGCCTGGTGCGCTTCCAGCTGCGCTCGACGACGGCCGCGGACGAGGTGCTCAGCGACGACGAGTGCCGGCACGCGCGCTGGGTGGTGGTGGCGTCCGAAGGCTGGCGTGCCCCGGCGTGGCGGCGCGCCTCCCTGCCCGAGCGGCTGTCCCGGCACGCCTGCGCTCCGGTGCTGGCGGTGCGGCGCGAAACGGCCCTGGTGGACTGGGTGCGCGGGCGGAGGCGGCTGCTGGTGCTGGTGGGGGTGGACCCGTGCTCGGCCACCTCCGACTCCGCGGTGACGTTCCTCCGCGAGCTGCGCCGGGTGGGCCCGTGCGACGTGCTGGCCACCTACGTGTGCTCGCCGCTGGAGGAGCGCGAGCGGCTGGGCATTCACACCCCCGTGCACGTGGAGGTGCTGGCGCCGGCCATGCGGGGCATGGAGGTGCTGGACCCGGCGGTGGAGCGGGTGCTGCAACGCGAGGTCAGCGAGCGGATGGGCTCCCTGCACGGCGAGGGCCGCGTGGAGGTGGTGCTGGAGCCGGGCTATGGACGGCCGGCGGACCACCTGCTGCACGTGGCGCACGGGCGCGGGGTGGACCTGGTGGTGGTGGGCACGCACGCGCGGGGCGGGCTGGGCCGGCTGTGGCACGGCTCGGTGTCCGCGGGCGTGCTGCGGCACGCGGAGCAGTCCGTGGTGTGCGTGCCGCCCTCGGTGCGCGAGCCACGTCCGGCCGTGGCCCCTCGCAGCGTGCTGGTGCCGGTGGACTTCTCGGAGGCCAGCGCGCGAGCCATCTCCCAGGCGCGCTCGCTGGTGGGACCCGGAGGCCGCGTCCACCTGCTGCACGTCCACCGCCGTCGCGCGGGGGACACCACCTTCATGGACCACTACGGCGTGCTGCCCGAGCCGCCGCGCGAGAAGGACCGGGTCATCCAGCGGCTGTGGGAATTGGTGCCGCGCGACGTGGGCGCGCAGGCGGTGAACTGGAGCGTGGAGGGCGTCACCGGGGACGACGTGACGCTGGCCATCTGCCAGGCCACGGAGCGCGAGGGCGTGGACCTGGTCTGCGTGGGCACCTCACCCGAGCCGTCGCGCGAGCCGGATGCCCTCAAGGGCGCGGTGGCCCGCGAGCTGGTGGCGCGCTGCCGCAGGCCCGTCATGGTGGTGCCTACCGCGTGA
- a CDS encoding Fis family transcriptional regulator yields the protein MTPRGYREEELVSNRSSLLIHGGTEDERRSWAQEAARNFDVELVEVRQAADLPGALKQPNGVVFLPDVAKLGRDAQFVILRCLQMQEERPKVVVGLSGGADAALSRGTLREDLHYRLHQAQVDLQKDGLRDLLKQRWARQAEQLAVKAAAAKAAEEKARAAADARRPGTVTRILPKRKTVVAASRKAAPRNAAR from the coding sequence GTGACACCGCGCGGTTATCGTGAAGAAGAGCTCGTCTCGAATCGCTCGTCGCTGCTCATCCATGGCGGCACGGAGGATGAGCGCCGCTCCTGGGCGCAGGAGGCCGCGCGCAACTTCGACGTGGAGCTCGTCGAGGTACGGCAGGCGGCGGACCTGCCCGGTGCGCTGAAGCAACCCAACGGGGTGGTGTTCCTCCCCGACGTGGCGAAGCTGGGGCGCGACGCCCAGTTCGTCATCCTGCGCTGCCTGCAGATGCAGGAGGAGCGGCCCAAGGTGGTGGTGGGCCTGTCCGGCGGCGCGGATGCGGCGCTCTCGCGCGGCACGCTGCGCGAGGACCTGCACTACCGCCTGCACCAGGCACAGGTGGACCTGCAGAAGGACGGCCTGCGGGACTTGCTGAAGCAGCGCTGGGCGCGGCAGGCCGAGCAGCTCGCGGTGAAGGCGGCAGCGGCGAAGGCAGCCGAGGAGAAGGCTCGCGCCGCGGCCGACGCACGGCGCCCCGGGACGGTGACGCGCATCCTTCCCAAGCGGAAGACCGTCGTCGCCGCCAGCCGCAAGGCCGCGCCGAGGAACGCGGCCCGCTGA